The proteins below come from a single Candidatus Methylomirabilota bacterium genomic window:
- a CDS encoding leucyl aminopeptidase, whose protein sequence is MKLSLDTSGLTEVRADALILGRHSDDAKVTGALAAVDKKLGGLLSKVMAAEKFEGKIGQVSHVHTDGRLRAARVLVAGLGPKKGSDAEAVRRAASAAARRARDLGARSAAAYLAADGVPARARAQATAEGAVLGTYRFDKYLKEKSPKRLDSLAVSEPERRSQAAAEDGMRAGETWAAATCLARDLVNEPANVVTPAYLARRAQEIARAGRLGIKVLERADCARLGMGAYVGVAQGSHEPPKFIHLTYKPKGRARKRVVVIGKGITFDSGGLDLKPADGMYRMKDDMSGAAAVLGLFQALPKLALPVEVHGLIAATENMPSGTAQRPGDVVRAMNGLTIEIGNTDAEGRLTLADALAYAAKEIKPDEMLDLATLTGAIVVALGMGLSGVFATDDGLADRVLGAAEAAGEKMWRLPLHDEYKEGLKSDIADLNNISSQRGGGAIVAGLFMRDFTDGRPWAHLDIAGTAFTERELPLGPKGGTGVGVRTLLAYLSALAGKR, encoded by the coding sequence ATGAAGCTCTCCCTCGACACAAGCGGCCTCACCGAGGTCCGCGCCGACGCGCTCATCTTAGGCCGTCACTCGGACGACGCGAAGGTCACCGGAGCGCTGGCTGCGGTGGACAAAAAGCTCGGCGGCCTGCTCTCCAAGGTCATGGCTGCCGAGAAGTTCGAGGGAAAGATCGGGCAGGTGAGTCACGTCCACACGGACGGCCGCCTGCGCGCGGCACGCGTGCTCGTGGCGGGGCTCGGCCCGAAGAAGGGCAGCGACGCCGAGGCCGTGCGCCGGGCCGCGTCGGCCGCCGCGCGCCGCGCCCGCGATCTCGGCGCGCGGAGCGCCGCGGCGTACCTCGCCGCCGACGGGGTGCCGGCGCGAGCCCGCGCCCAGGCGACCGCGGAAGGCGCGGTGCTCGGCACGTACCGCTTCGACAAGTACCTCAAGGAGAAGAGCCCGAAGCGCCTCGATTCGCTGGCGGTGAGCGAGCCCGAGCGGCGGAGCCAGGCCGCCGCCGAGGACGGGATGCGGGCGGGGGAGACCTGGGCCGCGGCCACCTGTCTCGCGCGCGACCTCGTCAACGAGCCCGCCAACGTGGTGACGCCCGCCTACCTCGCGCGGCGCGCGCAAGAGATCGCCCGGGCGGGGCGCCTCGGAATCAAGGTGCTCGAGCGCGCGGACTGCGCCAGGCTCGGCATGGGCGCCTACGTCGGCGTCGCCCAGGGCAGCCACGAGCCGCCGAAGTTCATCCACCTGACGTACAAGCCGAAGGGACGCGCGCGGAAGCGCGTCGTCGTCATCGGCAAGGGCATCACCTTCGACTCGGGCGGCCTCGACCTCAAGCCGGCCGACGGCATGTACCGGATGAAGGACGACATGTCGGGCGCGGCCGCGGTGCTGGGGCTCTTTCAGGCGCTGCCCAAGCTCGCGCTGCCGGTCGAGGTCCACGGCCTCATCGCCGCTACCGAGAACATGCCCTCCGGCACCGCGCAGCGTCCGGGGGACGTGGTGCGCGCCATGAACGGGCTCACGATCGAGATTGGCAACACCGACGCGGAGGGGCGGCTCACCCTCGCCGACGCGCTGGCGTACGCGGCGAAGGAGATCAAGCCGGACGAGATGCTCGACCTCGCGACGCTGACGGGCGCCATCGTGGTCGCGCTCGGCATGGGTCTCTCCGGCGTCTTCGCGACCGACGACGGCCTCGCGGATCGCGTGCTGGGCGCCGCCGAGGCCGCCGGGGAGAAGATGTGGCGGCTGCCGCTGCACGACGAGTACAAGGAAGGGCTCAAGAGCGACATCGCCGACCTCAACAACATCTCGAGCCAGCGCGGCGGCGGCGCCATCGTGGCCGGCCTCTTCATGCGCGACTTCACCGACGGCCGCCCGTGGGCGCACCTCGACATCGCCGGCACGGCCTTCACCGAGCGCGAGCTGCCGCTCGGGCCCAAGGGCGGCACGGGCGTCGGAGTGCGCACGCTGCTCGCGTACCTCTCGGCGCTCGCCGGCAAGCGGTAG
- the gcvPB gene encoding aminomethyl-transferring glycine dehydrogenase subunit GcvPB has product MHIAKPGYDKLIFELSCPGRHAHSLPECDVPVSDPAQLLPKEHLRATPPELPEVSEVDVVRHYSRLSQMNYGVDTHFYPLGSCTMKYNPKINEDMARLAGFARLHPLTPEAAAQGALQLMHELSRDLAEVSGMNHVSLQPAAGAQGELAGVLMIRAYHLARGERRTKVLIPDSAHGTNPASTALAGYSVVELKSEANGDVDLLDLERHLGNDIAAFMITQPNTLGLFESKIHQITEMCHAKGVQVYMDGANFNAILGITRPGDLGFDVCHFNLHKTFTTPHGGGGPGAGPVGIKDHLAPFLPTPVLVKDGDEYAFDWNRPQSIGKLQAFWGNFGMLVRAWTYIRTMGPDGLRAVSDNAVLNANYILSRLEGEYDRSAPGPCMHECVLSARRQKKLGVTATDIAKRLLDLGFYAPTTYFPMIVEEALMIEPTETESKETLDEFCDAMIRIAREARENPQLIHDAPVTTPVRRLDQTGAARQPRLKWTPQAK; this is encoded by the coding sequence ATGCACATCGCCAAGCCCGGCTACGACAAGTTGATCTTCGAGCTGTCCTGTCCCGGCCGCCACGCCCACTCGCTGCCGGAGTGCGACGTCCCCGTGAGCGACCCGGCCCAGCTCCTGCCGAAAGAGCACCTCCGCGCGACGCCGCCCGAGCTGCCCGAGGTGTCGGAGGTGGACGTCGTCCGCCACTACTCGCGCCTGAGCCAGATGAACTACGGTGTGGACACGCACTTCTACCCGCTCGGCTCCTGCACCATGAAGTACAACCCGAAGATCAACGAGGACATGGCGCGGCTCGCGGGCTTCGCCCGCCTGCACCCGCTCACGCCCGAGGCTGCCGCACAAGGGGCGCTCCAGCTCATGCACGAGCTGTCGCGGGACCTGGCGGAAGTCTCGGGCATGAACCACGTCTCGCTCCAGCCCGCGGCAGGCGCGCAGGGCGAGCTGGCCGGGGTGCTGATGATCCGCGCCTACCACCTCGCGCGAGGCGAGCGGCGCACCAAGGTCCTCATCCCCGACTCGGCCCACGGGACCAACCCAGCCTCGACGGCGCTGGCGGGCTACTCGGTGGTGGAGCTCAAGAGTGAGGCCAACGGCGACGTGGATCTGCTCGACCTCGAGCGGCACCTAGGAAACGACATCGCGGCCTTCATGATCACCCAACCCAACACGCTCGGCCTCTTCGAGTCCAAAATCCACCAGATCACCGAGATGTGCCACGCCAAGGGCGTGCAGGTCTACATGGACGGCGCCAACTTCAACGCCATCCTCGGTATCACGCGCCCCGGTGACCTGGGCTTCGACGTGTGCCACTTCAACCTGCACAAGACCTTCACGACACCGCATGGCGGCGGCGGCCCCGGCGCGGGGCCTGTCGGCATCAAGGACCATCTCGCGCCGTTCCTGCCCACGCCCGTCCTCGTCAAGGACGGCGACGAGTACGCTTTTGACTGGAACCGGCCGCAGTCCATCGGTAAGCTCCAGGCGTTCTGGGGCAACTTCGGCATGCTTGTGCGGGCGTGGACCTACATCCGCACCATGGGCCCCGACGGCCTGCGCGCGGTCTCCGACAACGCCGTCCTCAACGCCAACTACATCCTGAGCCGCCTTGAGGGAGAGTACGACCGCTCCGCGCCCGGGCCCTGCATGCACGAGTGCGTGCTCTCGGCGCGGCGGCAGAAGAAGCTCGGCGTCACGGCCACCGACATCGCCAAGCGCCTTCTCGACTTGGGCTTCTACGCGCCGACGACGTATTTCCCGATGATCGTGGAAGAAGCGCTGATGATCGAGCCGACCGAGACCGAGTCCAAGGAGACGCTCGACGAGTTCTGCGACGCCATGATCCGGATCGCGCGCGAGGCGCGGGAAAACCCGCAGCTGATCCACGACGCCCCTGTGACGACGCCGGTGCGCCGTCTCGACCAGACGGGCGCCGCGCGCCAGCCGCGCCTCAAGTGGACGCCCCAGGCCAAGTGA
- the gcvPA gene encoding aminomethyl-transferring glycine dehydrogenase subunit GcvPA, which yields MRYISNTPAQQREMLAQIGVGSIEDLLERIPAKARLSRPLNVPAAMAETDLVRHLRALSALNANADDYACFLGAGSYDHSVPSPINHLISRGEFFTAYTPYQPEASQGTLRSIFEYQSMMAELCGMDVANASLYDGASSVAEAALMAHAVTERNVIVLSKGVNPLYRQVVETYCEGPGIRLKSAPIGDGATDLDALRKAVSGQTAAVVIQHPNFLGCLEDVKAAADIAHAAGALLVVVADPVNLGLLTPPGALGADLVVGEGQGLGVPMSFGGPNLGVFAAKQELVRRMPGRLVGATVDLDGQRGFVLTLQTREQHIRREKATSNICTNVALCALMATIYVSIMGKVGIRKVGELSTAKAHYAAETFAKIPGVRLRFTAPFFKEFTLELPKSPERVAKRLMKEKILAGVPLKAFDRTQKDCLLVAVTEKRTRGEIDAYAAALAAAVA from the coding sequence ATGCGCTACATCTCCAATACGCCAGCCCAGCAGCGGGAAATGCTGGCGCAGATCGGCGTGGGATCGATCGAGGACCTCCTGGAGCGGATTCCCGCCAAAGCGCGTCTGTCCCGCCCGCTCAACGTGCCCGCGGCCATGGCCGAGACCGACCTCGTCCGCCACCTGCGGGCACTCTCGGCGCTGAACGCCAACGCCGACGACTACGCCTGTTTCCTGGGCGCGGGCTCCTACGACCACAGCGTGCCGAGCCCGATCAATCACCTGATCTCGCGCGGCGAGTTCTTCACGGCCTACACGCCCTACCAGCCCGAGGCGAGCCAGGGGACGCTCCGCTCCATCTTCGAGTACCAGAGCATGATGGCGGAGCTATGCGGGATGGACGTCGCCAACGCGTCGCTCTACGACGGCGCCTCGTCGGTGGCCGAGGCCGCGCTGATGGCCCACGCGGTGACGGAGCGGAACGTGATCGTCCTCTCGAAGGGCGTCAACCCGCTCTATCGCCAGGTCGTCGAGACGTACTGCGAGGGACCGGGCATCCGACTCAAATCGGCGCCGATCGGCGACGGGGCGACGGACCTCGACGCCCTCCGCAAGGCCGTCTCGGGCCAGACGGCCGCCGTCGTCATCCAGCACCCGAACTTCTTGGGCTGCCTCGAGGACGTCAAGGCGGCGGCCGACATCGCGCACGCGGCCGGCGCGCTCCTGGTCGTCGTGGCCGACCCGGTGAACCTGGGACTGCTCACCCCGCCCGGCGCGCTCGGCGCGGATCTGGTCGTGGGCGAGGGGCAGGGGCTCGGCGTGCCGATGAGCTTCGGCGGCCCGAACCTGGGCGTGTTCGCGGCGAAGCAAGAGCTGGTGCGGCGGATGCCCGGCAGGCTCGTCGGAGCCACGGTGGACCTCGACGGCCAGCGCGGCTTCGTGCTTACGCTCCAGACCCGCGAGCAGCACATCAGGCGCGAGAAGGCGACCTCGAACATCTGCACCAACGTGGCCCTCTGCGCGCTGATGGCGACGATCTACGTCTCCATCATGGGCAAGGTCGGGATCCGCAAGGTCGGAGAGCTGTCCACGGCCAAGGCGCACTACGCCGCCGAGACGTTCGCGAAAATCCCGGGGGTGCGCCTCCGCTTCACGGCGCCCTTCTTCAAGGAGTTCACCCTCGAGCTTCCGAAATCCCCGGAGCGCGTGGCGAAGCGCTTGATGAAGGAGAAGATCCTGGCCGGCGTGCCGCTCAAGGCCTTCGACCGCACCCAGAAGGACTGCCTGCTCGTGGCCGTGACAGAGAAGCGCACCCGCGGCGAGATCGACGCGTATGCCGCGGCGCTGGCCGCGGCGGTGGCCTGA
- the gcvT gene encoding glycine cleavage system aminomethyltransferase GcvT, protein MTDTQVPLKRTPLRDVHAAAGAKMVPFGGWDMPVQYTGIIEEHRCVRSAVGLFDISHMGEFEVRGPGALAAIQTITTNDASTLAVGQVQYSLLCYPEGGIVDDLTLYRLAEDHYMLTVNASNIDKDWAWVTEGGRGGGWTNVSAETGLLAVQGPKAEALVQRLADRDVTRVPYYHFAQGAVAGVPCLISRTGYTGEDGFELYAPAAQLETLWHALMDAGKRDGIQPIGLGARDTLRLEMKFALSGNDIDETTNPLEAGLGWVVKPAKGEFVGRKAIETMRAAGVTRKLVGFEMAERAVARHGYRLLKAGDPVGVVTSGSFSPSLERCIGMGYVRADLAPVGAELDVDIRGQAHRTRVAKTPFVPSHAKKI, encoded by the coding sequence ATGACGGACACTCAGGTTCCCCTCAAGCGGACTCCATTGCGCGACGTCCACGCCGCGGCCGGCGCCAAGATGGTTCCCTTCGGCGGCTGGGACATGCCCGTCCAGTACACGGGCATCATCGAGGAGCACCGCTGCGTCCGCTCGGCCGTCGGGCTCTTCGACATCAGCCACATGGGCGAGTTCGAGGTGCGCGGGCCCGGCGCGCTCGCCGCGATTCAGACGATCACTACGAATGACGCCTCGACGCTCGCCGTGGGCCAGGTCCAGTACTCGCTGCTCTGCTATCCCGAGGGCGGCATCGTGGACGACCTGACGCTGTACCGGCTGGCCGAAGACCACTACATGCTGACGGTCAACGCCTCCAATATCGACAAGGACTGGGCGTGGGTGACCGAGGGCGGCAGAGGCGGCGGCTGGACGAACGTGAGTGCCGAAACGGGGCTCCTGGCGGTGCAGGGGCCCAAAGCGGAGGCGCTCGTCCAGCGGCTGGCCGACCGCGACGTGACGCGCGTCCCCTACTATCACTTCGCGCAGGGCGCCGTCGCGGGCGTGCCGTGCCTCATCTCGCGCACGGGCTATACGGGCGAGGACGGCTTCGAGCTGTATGCGCCCGCGGCGCAGCTCGAGACGCTCTGGCACGCGCTGATGGATGCTGGCAAGCGCGACGGCATACAGCCCATCGGGCTCGGGGCGCGGGACACGCTGAGGCTTGAGATGAAGTTCGCGCTCTCCGGCAACGACATCGACGAGACGACGAACCCGCTCGAAGCGGGGCTCGGCTGGGTGGTCAAGCCGGCCAAGGGCGAGTTCGTTGGGCGCAAGGCCATCGAGACGATGAGGGCCGCGGGAGTCACGCGCAAGCTCGTGGGCTTCGAGATGGCCGAGCGCGCCGTGGCACGCCACGGCTACCGCCTGCTCAAGGCCGGCGACCCCGTGGGCGTCGTCACCTCCGGCTCCTTCTCGCCGAGCCTCGAGCGCTGCATCGGCATGGGATATGTCCGGGCCGACCTTGCACCGGTCGGCGCCGAGCTCGACGTGGACATCCGCGGCCAGGCCCACCGGACGCGGGTCGCCAAGACTCCGTTCGTCCCCTCACACGCCAAGAAGATCTAG
- a CDS encoding aspartate aminotransferase family protein: MTLETLVNDYKAKTSRSRQMYEEALRVMPGGNSRTTTFFDPYPFYITRGAGPRIWDADGAERLDFNGNYTSLILGHAPPSVVEAVAEQATRGMSFPGPSEHEVKLAGLLTRRIPSMEVVRFANSGTEATMNAVRAARAFTGRSKLAKFEGAYHGTHDWVLVSVSPDPAKSGSRKRPKPVAYSAGVPDTVLKHTVVLPWNDAEACVKILEKQGRDIAALIVDPLMANAGLLVPQPGFLERLREVTERLGIVLIFDEVISFRVAPGGVQQRFGVRPDLTTLGKIIGGGLAVGAFGGRADVMNYYDPRGGKGRISHGGTFNANPVTMAGGVATMQELTPEAYARLDALGDRLRAGVKRVLSKRKQPGQVTGLGSLFWIHWTKKRLSDYRSSRPADAERPLRTFMALLNDGVLLTQRGLGCCSLAMADADVDRFLEAFGSVVEKEA; this comes from the coding sequence ATGACCCTCGAGACTCTCGTCAACGACTACAAGGCCAAGACCTCCCGCTCGCGCCAGATGTACGAGGAGGCGCTCCGGGTCATGCCGGGCGGCAACAGCCGCACGACGACCTTCTTCGACCCGTACCCCTTCTACATCACGCGCGGCGCTGGCCCCCGCATCTGGGACGCCGACGGCGCCGAGCGCCTCGACTTCAACGGCAACTACACGAGCCTGATCCTGGGCCACGCGCCCCCGTCGGTCGTCGAGGCCGTCGCCGAGCAGGCGACGCGCGGCATGTCCTTCCCCGGGCCGAGCGAGCACGAGGTCAAGCTGGCGGGGCTGCTGACCCGGCGTATCCCGAGCATGGAGGTGGTCCGCTTCGCCAACTCCGGCACCGAGGCGACCATGAACGCCGTGCGCGCCGCGCGCGCCTTCACGGGACGGAGCAAGCTCGCCAAGTTCGAGGGCGCCTACCACGGCACGCACGACTGGGTGCTGGTGAGCGTCTCGCCGGATCCGGCCAAGTCGGGCTCGCGCAAGCGGCCGAAGCCCGTCGCGTACTCGGCAGGCGTGCCGGACACCGTGCTCAAGCACACCGTGGTCCTGCCGTGGAACGACGCCGAGGCGTGCGTGAAGATCCTCGAGAAGCAGGGGCGCGACATCGCGGCGCTCATCGTGGACCCGCTCATGGCCAACGCCGGCCTGCTCGTGCCCCAGCCGGGCTTCCTCGAGCGCCTGCGAGAGGTGACCGAGCGTCTCGGGATCGTCTTGATCTTCGACGAGGTCATCTCATTTCGCGTAGCCCCGGGCGGCGTCCAGCAGCGCTTCGGCGTCCGGCCGGACCTGACCACGCTCGGCAAAATCATCGGCGGCGGGCTCGCCGTCGGCGCCTTCGGCGGTCGCGCCGACGTGATGAACTACTACGACCCGCGCGGCGGCAAGGGGCGTATCAGCCACGGCGGCACCTTCAACGCCAACCCGGTGACCATGGCCGGCGGCGTCGCGACCATGCAGGAGCTGACCCCCGAGGCCTACGCGAGGCTCGACGCGCTCGGCGATCGCCTGCGCGCGGGCGTCAAGCGCGTCCTGTCCAAGCGCAAGCAGCCGGGGCAGGTGACGGGCCTCGGCTCGCTCTTCTGGATCCACTGGACGAAGAAGCGCCTCTCCGACTACCGCTCGAGCCGCCCCGCGGACGCCGAGCGGCCGCTCCGCACCTTCATGGCGCTTCTCAACGACGGCGTGCTCCTGACCCAGCGGGGGCTCGGCTGCTGCTCGCTGGCCATGGCCGATGCGGATGTCGATCGCTTCCTCGAGGCGTTCGGCAGCGTCGTCGAGAAAGAGGCGTAG
- a CDS encoding NUDIX hydrolase, whose protein sequence is MAGAAREFPDAPRVGVGAVVLDGERVLLARRGRPPSQGKWSIPGGLVHLGERIEAALVREIEEESGLHVRVLGLCGVIDRVLREGDAVRYHYVIIDYVAESVGGRLQAGSDAAEVRWVAVDDLGQYDTTDGLADMVQRARAIQRAATAQSNQSATDI, encoded by the coding sequence ATGGCCGGGGCCGCGCGTGAATTTCCCGACGCCCCGCGGGTCGGCGTGGGCGCCGTGGTCCTCGACGGCGAGCGGGTGCTGCTCGCGCGGCGCGGCCGCCCGCCGAGCCAGGGAAAGTGGAGCATCCCGGGCGGACTCGTCCATCTCGGCGAGCGCATCGAGGCCGCGCTGGTGCGCGAGATCGAGGAAGAGTCGGGGCTGCACGTGCGCGTCCTCGGCCTCTGCGGCGTCATCGACCGCGTCCTGCGCGAAGGGGACGCGGTCCGCTACCACTACGTGATCATCGACTACGTCGCCGAGTCCGTGGGCGGACGGCTCCAGGCGGGCAGCGACGCCGCTGAAGTCCGCTGGGTCGCCGTGGACGACCTCGGCCAATACGACACCACCGACGGGCTCGCGGACATGGTCCAGCGGGCCCGCGCCATCCAACGAGCCGCAACAGCCCAAAGCAACCAATCAGCCACAGACATCTAA
- a CDS encoding PHP domain-containing protein: MPGGVDLHTHTTASDGTYTPSELVAEASRRGVRVLAITDHDSTEGLVEAMAAAARSRPLEILPGIEINCDVEGAEIHVLGYLMDWQAPWFQEFCREQRRERRERVHRMVERLAALGMPLEADEVFAIVKEGSAGRPHVAQVMVARGYVKTVREAFDKYLGSGKPGHVQRKKLTPADAVRLIRKAGGVPVFAHPGLADRDALIPGLIAAGLMGIECYYAEHSAAQRAAYLQICKDHDLVATGGSDFHGPKVRAASLGSPAVPMSAVDALRAKAAASRAALAS, translated from the coding sequence ATGCCCGGCGGCGTAGACCTTCACACCCACACGACCGCGTCCGACGGGACCTACACACCGTCCGAGCTCGTGGCGGAAGCGTCCAGACGCGGTGTGCGCGTTCTCGCCATCACCGACCACGACTCGACCGAGGGGTTGGTCGAGGCCATGGCGGCCGCCGCGCGCAGCCGTCCGCTCGAAATCCTCCCGGGCATCGAGATCAACTGCGACGTCGAGGGCGCCGAGATCCACGTCCTGGGCTACCTCATGGACTGGCAGGCGCCGTGGTTCCAGGAGTTCTGCCGCGAGCAGCGGCGGGAGCGGCGCGAGCGCGTCCACCGGATGGTCGAGCGGCTGGCCGCCCTCGGCATGCCGCTCGAGGCCGACGAGGTCTTCGCGATCGTCAAGGAGGGCTCGGCGGGGCGCCCGCACGTGGCGCAGGTCATGGTCGCGCGCGGCTACGTCAAGACGGTGCGCGAGGCCTTCGACAAGTACCTGGGCTCGGGCAAGCCCGGGCACGTGCAGAGGAAGAAGCTCACGCCGGCGGATGCGGTCCGGCTGATCCGGAAAGCGGGCGGCGTGCCGGTCTTCGCGCACCCGGGGCTCGCCGACCGCGACGCGCTGATCCCCGGGCTCATCGCCGCCGGCCTCATGGGCATCGAGTGCTACTACGCCGAGCACTCGGCCGCCCAGCGCGCGGCGTATCTGCAGATCTGCAAGGACCACGACCTGGTCGCCACGGGCGGCTCGGATTTCCACGGCCCCAAGGTGCGCGCCGCCAGCCTGGGCTCTCCCGCGGTTCCCATGTCCGCGGTCGACGCCCTCCGCGCCAAGGCCGCCGCCTCTCGAGCCGCGCTCGCGTCCTAG
- a CDS encoding glycine zipper family protein: MTTANRIVSGMTAIVVAAALSGCASSTPATPNVYAYPAKGQTTQQQAQDTSECQTWAKQQTGWDPTTSTAKGAGIGLAIGALTGAAAGAAIGAATGHAGTGAAIGAAAGGVGGAAYGGTSQYGKGQAGYDQAFGACMSARGYTTK, translated from the coding sequence ATGACCACAGCGAATCGCATCGTTTCAGGGATGACGGCCATCGTGGTCGCCGCGGCGCTTTCGGGTTGCGCGTCGTCCACGCCGGCCACGCCCAACGTGTACGCTTACCCGGCCAAGGGCCAGACGACCCAGCAGCAGGCGCAGGATACGAGCGAGTGCCAGACCTGGGCCAAGCAGCAGACGGGCTGGGATCCGACAACGAGCACGGCGAAGGGCGCCGGTATCGGCCTCGCCATCGGCGCGCTGACCGGCGCGGCGGCAGGAGCCGCCATCGGTGCGGCCACCGGACATGCGGGCACGGGCGCGGCGATCGGCGCCGCGGCCGGCGGCGTCGGTGGCGCGGCCTACGGCGGGACGAGCCAGTATGGGAAGGGACAGGCGGGCTACGACCAGGCCTTCGGCGCCTGCATGAGCGCCAGAGGCTACACGACGAAGTAG
- the gcvH gene encoding glycine cleavage system protein GcvH, with product MANVPADLRYTKEHEWAKLEGDKARVGITAFAQEQLGDVVFVELPKVGAKVTAMKTFGVVESVKAVSDLFAPLSGEVVEINVELPKKPEVVNADPYGKGWMIVIKLASAKEWDGLMPAGDYEKLIAAAGH from the coding sequence ATGGCGAATGTTCCAGCAGACCTGCGGTACACCAAGGAGCACGAGTGGGCCAAGCTCGAGGGGGACAAGGCCCGCGTCGGCATCACGGCCTTCGCCCAGGAGCAGCTGGGCGACGTGGTCTTCGTCGAGCTGCCCAAGGTCGGCGCCAAGGTCACCGCCATGAAGACCTTCGGGGTGGTCGAGTCGGTCAAGGCCGTCTCGGACCTCTTCGCGCCGCTCAGCGGCGAGGTGGTCGAGATCAACGTCGAGCTGCCCAAGAAGCCCGAGGTCGTGAACGCCGATCCCTACGGTAAGGGCTGGATGATCGTAATCAAGCTCGCCAGCGCCAAGGAGTGGGACGGGCTCATGCCGGCCGGCGACTACGAGAAGCTCATCGCCGCGGCGGGGCACTGA
- a CDS encoding biotin/lipoate A/B protein ligase family protein: MTLPTFRLLVTEPLDGAANMALDEALLLGRLRHGAPPTLRFFAWAPPTISLGYGQRLDGRIDTGAAEAMGVGLVRRATGGSAILHEGPDLEITYSVAAAAGDFDGAADLLETYRWIGEGLLAGLRALGAPVEMVPVQPSDPAAMPAFCFARTGSFELEVDGRKLVGSAQRRQGAAFLQHGAIMLGAEPGRLRRVFPGGRDPLADMTTLEAVLGRRPSFDEATEALAEGFRTAHGLTLELGGLSEDEAALAAMLEREKYATDGWTRAGRAPRALSVI, from the coding sequence GTGACACTCCCCACGTTCCGGCTCCTCGTCACCGAGCCGCTGGACGGCGCCGCCAACATGGCGCTCGACGAGGCGCTGCTGCTCGGGCGGCTGCGCCACGGCGCTCCGCCCACGCTCCGCTTCTTCGCCTGGGCGCCGCCTACGATCTCGCTCGGCTACGGCCAGCGGCTCGACGGCCGGATCGACACGGGGGCCGCGGAGGCGATGGGTGTCGGCCTCGTCAGGCGGGCGACGGGGGGCAGCGCCATCCTCCACGAGGGCCCCGATCTCGAGATCACCTACAGCGTCGCGGCGGCGGCGGGCGACTTCGACGGCGCGGCCGACCTCCTCGAGACATACCGCTGGATCGGCGAAGGGCTCCTGGCCGGCCTGCGCGCGCTGGGTGCGCCCGTCGAGATGGTGCCCGTCCAGCCCTCGGATCCGGCGGCGATGCCCGCCTTCTGCTTCGCGCGGACCGGCTCCTTCGAGCTGGAGGTGGACGGCCGCAAGCTCGTGGGCAGCGCCCAGCGGCGGCAGGGCGCGGCCTTCCTCCAGCACGGCGCCATCATGCTGGGGGCCGAGCCCGGGCGGCTGCGGCGCGTCTTCCCCGGTGGGCGCGACCCGCTGGCGGACATGACGACCCTCGAGGCCGTGTTGGGCCGGCGCCCGTCCTTTGATGAAGCCACCGAGGCGCTCGCCGAGGGCTTCCGCACGGCGCATGGGCTCACGCTCGAGCTGGGCGGCTTGTCGGAGGACGAAGCGGCGCTGGCCGCGATGCTCGAGCGCGAGAAGTACGCGACCGACGGCTGGACGCGGGCCGGCCGCGCCCCGCGCGCGCTCAGCGTCATCTGA